From the Longimicrobium sp. genome, one window contains:
- a CDS encoding alpha/beta family hydrolase has translation MEVGADAVTAVYEAAEDARGVFVFAHGAGGRMDDGGMLRLSAAFRARGLSTVRFNFVYREKGSGRPDPMPRLMECVSAVVARVREEVRPPLLVIGGRSMGGRAASMLAAEGFACDGLLLLAYPLHPDKQPEKLRDAHLPSIQGPVLCFNGTRDALCRRDLMETTLQRVGPNWTMHWLEGADHSFHVLKSSGRTDEQVVDEVAKTTRGWLAGLR, from the coding sequence GTGGAGGTTGGCGCCGACGCCGTCACGGCCGTGTACGAAGCGGCGGAGGACGCGCGCGGCGTGTTCGTGTTTGCGCACGGTGCAGGCGGGCGGATGGATGATGGCGGGATGCTGAGGCTGTCGGCGGCGTTTCGGGCGCGCGGCCTGTCCACCGTGCGGTTCAACTTCGTGTATCGCGAGAAGGGATCGGGCAGGCCCGACCCCATGCCGCGGCTGATGGAGTGCGTGTCGGCCGTCGTGGCGCGGGTGCGGGAGGAGGTTCGGCCGCCGCTGCTGGTCATCGGCGGGCGGTCGATGGGGGGACGCGCCGCGTCGATGCTGGCGGCGGAGGGGTTCGCGTGCGACGGGCTTCTCCTTCTCGCCTATCCGCTGCACCCCGACAAGCAGCCGGAAAAGCTCCGCGACGCGCACCTGCCCTCCATACAGGGCCCCGTGCTCTGCTTCAACGGCACCCGCGACGCGCTGTGCAGGCGCGACCTGATGGAAACGACGCTGCAGCGCGTGGGGCCCAACTGGACCATGCACTGGCTGGAAGGCGCGGACCACTCGTTCCACGTGCTGAAGTCGTCCGGCCGCACCGACGAGCAGGTGGTGGACGAAGTGGCCAAGACCACGCGCGGCTGGCTCGCGGGCCTCCGCTGA